The proteins below are encoded in one region of Hemiscyllium ocellatum isolate sHemOce1 chromosome 27 unlocalized genomic scaffold, sHemOce1.pat.X.cur. SUPER_27_unloc_1, whole genome shotgun sequence:
- the LOC132807079 gene encoding probable G-protein coupled receptor 139: MHEPVIAPFFVVSYSILAAIGAPANLLAMIILSRGRCNLSRCITFYLVAIAVTDFFVIITAVILNRISRIYFRESVLSTTPVCTLSVVLVYATRDCSVWLTVAFTIDRFVAICCQKLKTRYCTEKTASLVIGIVCALCCVKNIPYYFIYEPLYILDGISWFCNIKANFYVWPAWQAYDWLFQIYTPFLPFFVILMLNVLTIRQILVANRARRRLRGAEKQKDPEMSHRKRSIILLFAISLSFLLLWAPLVGHFIYMRLKAESYFGGLDFSDPQYIFQETTNTLQLFSSCNNVFIYAISQNLFRKELMSFLMYPFATLTNFFKRRVE; encoded by the exons ATGCACGAACCAGTCATTGCCCCCTTCTTCGTTGTTTCCTATTCAATTCTCGCTGCTATTGGCGCCCCTG CCAATTTGTTGGCAATGATAATTCTATCTCGAGGACGGTGCAATCTCTCCCGATGCATCACCTTCTACCTGGTGGCTATTGCAGTGACTGATTTCTTTGTCATCATCACCGCAGTAATCCTCAATCGAATCAGCCGCATCTATTTCCGGGAAAGTGTCTTGTCGACCACTCCTGTGTGCACTCTCAGCGTCGTACTGGTCTATGCCACGCGGGATTGTTCGGTCTGGCTAACAGTCGCCTTTACCATCGACCGTTTCGTGGCCATCTGCTGCCAGAAGTTGAAGACCAGATactgcacagagaaaactgcgtCTCTGGTCATTGGAATTGTCTGTGCTCTGTGCTGCGTCAAGAACATTCCATACTACTTTATCTACGAACCCTTATACATCTTAGATGGGATATCGTGGTTTTGCAACATCAAAGCCAACTTCTACGTCTGGCCAGCTTGGCAGGCTTATGATTGGCTCTTTCAGATTTATACCCCTTTTCTCCCATTTTTCGTTATTCTGATGCTGAATGTCCTGACCATAAGACAGATCCTAGTGGCCAACAGAGCCCGGAGGAGGCTCCGGGGTGCAGAGAAGCAAAAAGACCCGGAGATGTCCCACCGTAAGAGATCCATCATCCTACTGTTTGCCATCTCTCTCAGCTTCCTCCTCCTGTGGGCCCCTCTTGTCGGACATTTCATCTACATGCGGCTTAAAGCAGAGAGCTACTTTGGTGGATTAGATTTCAGTGACCCACAGTATATCTTCCAAGAGACGACCAACACACTTCAGTTATTCAGTTCCTGCAACAACGTCTTCATTTATGCAATATCTCAGAATTTGTTTCGAAAGGAGTTAATGAGCTTTTTGATGTACCCCTTCGCCACCCTCACCAATTTCTTTAAACGCAGAGTGGAATAA